One region of Alosa alosa isolate M-15738 ecotype Scorff River chromosome 1, AALO_Geno_1.1, whole genome shotgun sequence genomic DNA includes:
- the stox2a gene encoding LOW QUALITY PROTEIN: storkhead-box protein 2 (The sequence of the model RefSeq protein was modified relative to this genomic sequence to represent the inferred CDS: inserted 1 base in 1 codon) produces MKKTRSTNLRRAWPSAEFAERPPERTRSRSEKDYRHHKHFPPPPPPPHISPSPRGYMTPGDVSPISMSPISQSQFIPLGEILCLAISAMNSARKPVTQDALMEHLATCFPGVPTPSPEILRHTLNMLVRERKIYPTPEGYFIVTPQTYFITPSLIRTNSKWYHLDERISERQQQQQQQQQQQQQQQQQQQQQQQQQQQQQQQQQQQQQQPSSVQQCTSPQSGTITPSTSGCVRERERDRDRERERERERPREPHHKNHCEPYNTYNRDELAGHHTSTLPRKSSKEPKGDPPSYPQPPPPPPQAQHLLPPEPTDKTKSTAAFSYKTDTLTKKKEGSGGGGGGGGGTSEKQSKKFGLKLFRLSFKKDKTKHLATFSAQFPPEEWPLRDEDTPAGAAIPREVEMEIIRRINPDLTVENVARHTAVMKRLEEERAQRSKAGSSAQHSARSRRSRGHRRAPHGKSRSHSKTRASRGDPSESSHLDLVAAVNADRDYRFFSHSLVRSPREGMYTVERSRAGGAYLVHSNPNIAEVDLRHAXESGTSGELGCRATEMPFPEPSRGTSHSRVHRSHSHTQDRKSRNERPDKAKERSRSMDNSKGPLGGAPSSLGTPEDYDRSPDDRSRYYTDDGTLRASSQQGPHYSRIMFSAAKFSSEVCVPDVGKGGLDESRLCSPLERNKSRDSLPAYSELKALSPKPLTDDYFQCNTSNETILTAPSPLSKADHDTLTSSDGIRKGSPADRQTPHLTSPHSLEYKEDSSSKGHGGSGKPTPSQTPEPLPNGRLIPHQHNADPGGGAGGGGGGGGGGGGGGSGSGSGSLSSSLVDKRKEIFSKDTLFKPPHNLLSVGYSDGSSTIGGCYSKSGTLRKAPHSKSAEVLDSLDSGPQSLQSLPPNSAPSPASVPVPPGSDQTAVPSASEAGFDYYNVSDDEEEDDAEDPSRKDTGSADGKGRVESGPVGSTGGGGGVCGGPGGGGTMQWLLEREKERDLQRKFETNLTLLSPKETENNSSQKSAHSARLDSMDSSSVTVDSGFNSPRTRESLASNTSSIVESNRRQNPALSPGHMGTTSIGPPFGFRSIPEPPTTQPEKLQKSPNCLASITSV; encoded by the exons CCCGCCGCCTCCCCCCCCTCACATATCCCCCTCGCCACGGGGCTACATGACACCAG GTGATGTATCTCCCATCAGTATGTCACCGATCAGCCAGTCCCAGTTCATCCCGCTGGGGGAGATTCTGTGTCTGGCCATCTCAGCCATGAACTCGGCCCGCAAGCCCGTCACTCAGGATGCGCTCATGGAACACCTCGCCACCTGCTTCCCAG GGGTACCGACGCCTAGCCCGGAGATTTTGAGGCATACTCTGAACATGTTGGTGCGGGAGAGGAAGATCTATCCCACACCGGAGGGCTACTTCATCGTCACACCGCAGACCTACTTCATCACGCCCTCCCTCATCCGCACCAACAGCAAGTGGTACCACCTGGACGAGCGGATATCTGAGcgccagcaacaacaacagcaacaacaacaacaacaacaacaacaacaacaacaacaacaacaacagcagcagcagcagcaacaacaacaacaacagcagcagcagcagcagcagcagccgtctTCAGTGCAGCAGTGTACATCTCCGCAGTCTGGGACGATTACTCCATCGACGTCGGGCTGTGTGCGGGAACGGGAACGCGATCGTGACCGTGAACGTGAACGTGAGCGTGAGCGCCCCCGTGAGCCGCACCACAAGAATCACTGCGAGCCGTACAACACGTACAACCGGGACGAGCTTGCGGGTCACCACACGTCCACGCTGCCGAGAAAGTCATCCAAGGAGCCTAAGGGAGATCCGCCGTCCTACCCCCAGCCACCGCCCCCTCCTCCCCAAGCCCAGCACCTACTCCCGCCCGAGCCCACCGACAAGACCAAGAGCACAGCTGCCTTCTCCTACAAGACGGACACGCTTACTAAGAAGAAGGAAGGGAGTGGAGGCggcggaggtggaggagggggcacTAGCGAGAAGCAGTCCAAGAAGTTCGGGCTGAAGCTGTTCCGCCTGAGCTTCAAGAAGGACAAGACCAAGCACCTGGCCACCTTTTCCGCCCAGTTCCCGCCCGAGGAGTGGCCGCTGCGAGACGAGGACACCCCGGCCGGCGCCGCCATCCCCCGcgaggtggagatggagatcatCCGCCGCATCAACCCGGACCTGACGGTGGAGAACGTGGCCCGGCACACGGCCGTCATGAAGCGCCTGGAGGAGGAGCGGGCGCAGCGGAGCAAGGCGGGCTCGTCGGCGCAGCACAGCGCACGCAGCCGGCGCAGCCGCGGACACCGGCGCGCGCCCCACGGCAAATCGCGCTCGCACAGTAAGACGCGGGCGTCGCGCGGCGACCCGTCCGAGAGCTCGCACCTGGACCTGGTGGCGGCAGTGAACGCCGACCGCGACTACCGCTTCTTCAGCCACTCGCTGGTGCGCTCGCCGCGCGAGGGCATGTACACGGTGGAGCGCAGCCGCGCTGGCGGAGCCTACCTGGTGCACAGCAACCCCAACATCGCCGAAGTCGATCTTCGCCACG TCGAAAGTGGGACGTCGGGTGAGCTGGGCTGCCGGGCGACAGAGATGCCCTTCCCTGAGCCGTCGCGTGGCACATCGCACTCCCGCGTGCACCGCAGCCACAGCCACACGCAGGACCGGAAGTCGCGCAACGAGCGGCCGGACAAGGCCAAGGAGCGCTCACGCTCGATGGACAACTCCAAAGGGCCACTGGGAGGGGCTCCGTCCTCACTGGGCACCCCAGAGGACTACGACCGCAGTCCCGATGACCGCAGCCGTTACTACACGGACGACGGCACGCTGCGGGCATCGTCGCAACAGGGACCGCACTACTCACGCATCATGTTCTCGGCTGCCAAGTTCAGCTCGGAGGTGTGCGTGCCGGACGTGGGCAAAGGCGGCCTGGACGAGTCGCGGCTCTGCAGCCCGCTGGAAAGGAACAAGAGCCGCGACAGCCTGCCCGCCTACAGCGAGCTGAAGGCCCTGTCACCCAAGCCGCTGACCGACGACTACTTCCAGTGCAACACGTCCAATGAAACCATCCTGACGGCGCCGTCGCCCCTGAGCAAGGCCGACCACGACACGCTGACCTCGTCGGATGGGATCAGGAAAGGCTCGCCGGCTGACAGGCAGACGCCGCACCTCACGTCGCCCCACTCGCTCGAGTACAAGGAGGACTCGTCCTCCAAGGGACATGGCGGCTCGGGCAAGCCCACGCCCAGCCAGACCCCAGAACCCTTGCCCAACGGACGTTTGATACCGCACCAACACAACGCCGACCCAGGGGGAGGTGCTGgcggaggaggtgggggaggaggaggagggggaggagggggcagcGGAAGCGGCTCGGGGAGCCTGAGCAGCAGCCTAGTCGACAAGCGGAAGGAGATCTTCAGCAAAGACACTTTGTTCAAGCCCCCGCACAACTTGCTTAGCGTGGGGTACTCGGATGGCAGCAGCACCATTGGTGGATGTTACTCCAAGTCGGGCACGCTGCGGAAGGCGCCCCACTCCAAGTCGGCCGAGGTGCTGGACAGCCTGGATTCTGGCCCCCAGTCACTGCAGTCGCTGCCCCCCAACTCTGCACCCTCGCCCGCCTCTGTACCCGTGCCACCCGGCTCCGACCAGACGGCGGTGCCCTCCGCCTCGGAGGCCGGCTTTGACTATTACAACGTCTCTGAcgacgaggaggaggacgacgcGGAGGACCCCTCGCGCAAGGACACGGGCTCAGCCGACGGGAAAGGCCGGGTCGAGAGCGGGCCGGTGGGTAGTACAGGGGGAGGCGGAGGGGTGTGCGGCGGTCCAGGCGGCGGAGGCACCATGCAGTGGCTGCtcgagagggagaaggagcgCGACCTGCAGCGGAAGTTCGAGACCAACCTGACCCTTCTCAGCCCCAAGGAGACGGAGAACAACAGTAGCCAGAAGTCGGCCCACTCGGCTCGGCTCGACAGCATGGATAGCAGCAGCGTGACGGTCGACAGCGGCTTTAACTCTCCACG TACGCGTGAGAGCCTGGCCTCCAACACCTCCAGCATAGTGGAGAGTAACCGACGGCAGAACCCGGCCCTGAGTCCCGGCCACATGGGCACCACCAGCATCGGGCCACCTTTCGGGTTCCGCAGCATCCCCGAGCCACCCACCACCCAGCCCGAGAAACTGCAGAAGTCCCCCAACTGCTTGGCCTC